The Geminocystis sp. NIES-3708 genomic sequence GATTTTTTTAGCTGTTCAACTATTTTAAACTAAACTTATGTCATCGGAAAATTAAATCATTACATATTCAGAAACAAATAAAATTTTTATCTTTGAGTATAATTATTTTTTTTCGCATAAAAAAGATCCATATCCAATGAATTATTTACTATTAATAATCAATAATTATGAATGAAAATATATTATCAGAAAAATCACAAAAATCTTTATTAATTCCTATTATTACTGGTATTTTATGTGGAATTTTAATTGGTGGTTTTATTCCCATATGGGGCAAACAAATTTACTTTTTAGGAGAATTATTTATCAATGGTTTATTAATGCTAGTAACTCCTTTGGTTATGACTTCCATGATTAGTAGTATAACCAGTTTAGGTAACTTAAGATTATTAAAAGGCATGGGTTTTAAAACTATTAGTTTATATATGATAACTACTGGAATTGCCGTAATTATCGGATTAATTTTAGTGATAATTATTCAACCCGGTGTTGCTGACAATGATAATGAAAGAGTGTTGTTAAGAGGAGGACAATTATTAGAAAATGTCAATTATTCTATTAATAATAATCAATTAACTCTTCTGGATGACAATTTCAGAAAACAATTTGATGATCGTTATTTAATATCTTTATCAGATCAAAATACCACAGGAGTTATCCTAAAAGAAGATACTTTTAATGAAAAAAATATAACGGTAAAAGAATGGCTAAATCCAGAGGATGAAATCACAATACCTCAACCTCAAGGAAAAGGCTTAAAAATTGATTTAACTATCGCCCAAAAACTTTCAGGAAAGGAAAAAAGTTCTATTAGCGAAACCTTAAAACAAGTTATTTTAAGTTTACTTCCTCGTAATTTATTTCAGGCAATGGCTAATAATGATGTTTTACCTTTAATTATTTTTTCTTTAATTTTTGGTGCAATTTTAACTACTTTTGATCAAGGTACTATTCTGATTAAGTTTTTTGATGCTTTAAACATCACTATTCTTAAAATAGTCGATTTAATTCTTTTATTCGCACCTGTGGGAATTGGTGCATTAATTGCAGGACGTTTAGGAGAGGCGGGAGGTTTTAGTGGTTTTGCTACAGAGTTTCTTTCTCTTTGGAAATACACTGGTACAGTAATGCTTGGTCTATTTTTGCACGGATTTGGCATTTTATTTATACTACTTTATATTACCACAAAGCGATCACCTTTTGTTTTTTTTCGCAGAATGTTACCTGCTTTAACAACGGCTTTTTCTACCGCCTCAAGTTCAGCGACAATTCCCGTAACTCTCGAATGTGCCATTAAAAACAATAAAATTGAACCAAAAATTGCTGATTTTGTGATACCATTAGGTGCAACTGTAAATATGGATGGTACAGCCCTTTATGAAGCTGTAGCTGCAGTTTTTATTGCTCAAATTTACGGGATTGAATTATCTACAGGACAATTAATCATTATTTTTTTAACAGCTACTTTAGCGGCTGTAGGTGCGGCTGGTATTCCTGAAGCAGGATTAGTAACAATGGTTATAGTCTTAAAAGCTGTTAATATTCCTGTAGAAGGAATTTCCCTTATTCTTGTTATAGACTGGTTTCTGGATCGTTGTCGTACTACAATAAATGTTTGGGGTGATGCTGTGGTAGCGGCAATGGTGCAAAGTTTAAGTAATCACAAATCTATCTAGGGTGTGACGAAAAAGTTTTTTGGTTAGGTTAGAAGATGGGAGATGAGAAGACTAGAAAAAATACTTATAAATTAAAGATGTTAATCTTGGTATTGTAATTGAATAGGAAAATAGAATATTTTCGGAATCAGATTTTAAATGTTAGGTTTTTGAATAAAAATAGCCAAAATATCGCACTTTTTTCAATAAATCCTATCTAAATTAAGAGTTGGAAATTGTCTAATTTTTGACTCTTAATTCTTTATCCATCCATTTTTTTAACTCATAAGTCCCAAGACAGTCATCTTCATTATATACTAATATGTAGTTTAGCCAAGTGCGATCATTTGTTTTTAACCATTGATCATACCAAAAAACACACTGATCACCACTGATTCTAACATTATGAGATGATATTTTTCCTGTTTTAGGATCTCGCCAATGAAAACCTAACCAATTACCAATAGATTTTAAGGAATAATTTTCTACAGGTAAATAAAAAGAGTTAATTATTATTTTGTGTAAATCCCAGCAACGATTTAACAAAGATTGCAATGGCAAAGAGGGAGTTTTATAAAGATATGCTAAACGTTTAATAGTTTCTACTTCGTATTGAGAATAATGAAAAATGGGTGCGTCATCATATTGTGAAATAAATTTAAGAAAACCACGCCAAATAGTTTCTTCTTCTATTAAGGTTTCTGCTAGAAAAGTATAATATTTTTTTTCCTGAGTTTCATTATTAACTAATAATACTCCTAATAAATAGTCGATATTGCGATCAGGTTCGGCTTCTATGTCAAAATATAACTCAATAGGATGATAAGGAATAATGGGCAAAGTAGGATTTTTTAAAATCGCCTGATGAGAAACTAAAGACTGACTTTGTAGATAAATTTTATTAGCCATGTCTTTATCTAAAATGCGGTTTAAATCCCATATCTTAGCTTGAGAAAGATTTTCTAAATTATTAATACCTTCACTGGTTAATAAATTATATCTTTTAGGAGTAATACCCGGAATTAAAGATAAATGTTGTTGAGATTTTGCTAAACTATAACAGTCATCATACCATTGACAAAAACTGCAACGCTGACGAGAAATAAAAACATCAGGCTCTTTTTTTTGCACTATCATTAAAGTAAATTCTTTGACTAATTCCCTTGATGCAGGAATCCAAATACTTAAGTTAAGATAATAAGGTTTAAGATTATTTCTCAAAAATATTTGGCAATGAGAAAGATTGATACCTTGAAAAAGACTTAAAATATCTCCCTGAAAACCAGAGATTAATTTATATTCAGGTTTAATATTTTTACCCAAATGAGTATTAACAGAAAAATAACTCCAATCCCCCCAACGAGAAGGAATATCTTGTTTAATTAATAAAGTTGGAGAAACGATAAAAGTAACTTCTTGATTAGTATCAATAAAATTTTTAACTTTATAAATAATAACTCCCTGATAAATACATTCAACTCCTTGACGCATCAAATTTTCCGTTATTAAAGCCAGAGTTAGATTATTTTCTTTATCTTTAGTTAAAGTTTTGGGTTGATGATAAGGTAAGCCATAATTCTCTACGACTTGCTGACTATGGAATTCTCTTTCTTCAGTTAACTTCAGCAAAAACTGATTTTTTTCTGATGGTTGCTGACTTTCTTCCGTATAAACATTGAGAAAGGCACGACGATGACAACGTTTATATTGAAGCAATAACTCGTCAGTGAGTATCATTTTTATAATTAATTATTAATAGTTTTAAGAAATTGAGCATTAATTAATAGTTAACAATTATTTAATCATTATCGTGATGACATTTTAGGTAAAAATTATTAATTATTCATGTTTATAATACTAACTTATAAGCTTTAAGAGTTTCCTCGGCAACTGTTTTCCATGAATATAATTTTGCTCTATTTTTTCCTCGGATAATCAAATCTTCCCGTAAATCTGGTTGACTAATTACCTCATAAATAGTTTTTGCCATTGACTCATAATCATGAGGATTAATATACATCGCAGCGGAAGAAGCAACTTCTGGCAAGGAAGAAGTGTTAGAGGTGATAACTGGTGCACCTAAAGTCATGGCTTCTAAAAGTGGCAACCCAAAACCTTCATAAACTGAAGGATAAACAAAAACATCGGCTGAATTATAACACACAGCTACAGCTTCATCAGATAAATAACCTAAATAGTGTATTTGTTGACGATAATTAGAATTATCTATTTCTTTAAAAATTTTCTCATATTCCCAACCTTTTTGACCAATTAAAATTAAATGATGGTTAATGGGATATGTTTGTTTTAAAATATTAAAGGCTTTGACTAAATTAATGATATTTTTTCTAGGTTCAATTGTACTGACAAATAAAATAAATGGCTCTTGAAAATCATAAGCTATTGTGTTTTTTATTTTTTCACAATTTTTATCTTTTAAATAATTAATATCATATCTACTTGCTTCAGAAGTAATAGCTATTTTATCATTTTCAACCTTAAAATAATTAATAATATCTTGTTTAGTATTTTCAGAAAAAGTAATTATTAAATCTGTCCATTGCAAACATTTTTTAATTCTTTCACTATAATTCTTGACTATTTTAGTACTATAAAAAGGAAATTTTAAAAAAGTTAAATCATGAATTGTCATCACTTTTTTGCCGTAAGGAAAAGGATAAACATAATGATCTGTACCATGAATTATCTCTGCATTATCAAAAAAAATCTTGTTATTTTTAACAAAAAAACTCGCTGACTTGCCCAACCAATTACTAACTGTCACAGGTAAAGATAAAAATTCAAGAGGTGAGATATCTTTCAAAATATCAGGAATATCACGATTATTTGTTAGCCAATGTTTAAAAGAAGGTTGACGATAAACGCCGATAGAATTTGATGTGCTACTGTCGTTCGCCTTTAATGCTTTAATGAGATTATAAGTATAAAAAGCAACTCCACTAGGACGATCTCGAATTGAACTACAATCTACTAAAATTTTTACCATCTCTGATCATCCACTAAAAGCTATCAAAAGTAATTATAAACTGAATGTAAAGAAATCTTAATCATCATTAGAAAAATATATTTCTTTTGAATTGAAAGTCTTAAAATCAACCATGGCGTATATTTTAAGTTCATAAAGCATTTTAAATTACAAAGCGTACCGAGTAAGTTTGCATTTTTTTCAAAAAATAATTGTCAAATTTAATACTTTTTCGTTATATTAAAAGAGTAAGGATAAATCGTTCATCTGCAAAAGCAGACGGAAGTAAGAAGTAAACATTCTGAAGGAACGCGCCTCGAATCTAAACCCATCGAAAATTAGAGGAGGCGGTATTATGAACGCTAAACAAAATAATCTCAGTTCAATTAGTCAACAAGCGCGGTTATTAATGGTTGATAATCGCCAACGGAAACACAATCGTCAGGCTAGTATGTTAGAAAGATCTGCAAAACAAGTTGGTCTTGAATAGTATTTGATTTTACTATTAGTATTTTAGATTAGAGTTTATTATCTTAAATTCTGCTTGAAAATTTACACAAATAATTTATTAATTTAACTATCTTTAGGAGTAAAAATATGATTAACCAAAAAACTGTTGAAAGTGCAAGAAAAGCTCATAGAAATACTTTACTTCAAACTTTAGAACATCGTTTAGAAGTGGCTAAATCTAAAGGGCAAACTGCGTTGGTAGCTCAATTAGAAGCTGAAAAAAGCTACTACTTAAAGTAAAAACTTTTTAGTTAGGGTATAATTTACATTGATTATTTATCACTAACTAAAACTACATTCCCGATGCTAAAATTTTCTGGTCAGATATTTTTTGTCTGACTTTTTTCATGTTTATTTATTAGTTTTAAATTAAGAGAAAATATGGTGATTTCGCAAGGCTAAAATTATTTCCTGATTGGCAGAAGGAAATTCAAAATCATCTAGTTGGGAAACTGTTACCCAACGAATTTCTGCACATTCTAAAGTTTTGGGTTTACCTGTGATAATCTCACAAATATAAACTGATAATGTAACGATAAATTCGCTATAACGATGAGTAATATCGAGTAAATGATGATTGATAATAATATCAACGCCTAATTCTTCCTTAATTTCTCTTTTTATACAGTCTTGGGGAGTTTCTCCTTTTTCTATTTTACCTCCCGGAAATTCCCATAAATTCGCCATTAAACCAGTAGGTAATCTTTTATCAATCAAAATCTCCTGTTTATCATTAATTATTACCGCAATACCTATTTTTTTGTGAGGAAGATTAGACATAATCAATAGAATTTCCAATAATTGGCAATTTGGGAAAGCTAAAACCTATAGGATGATAGGAAAAATTTTTTTAATATAATGAGAAATTTCTAAGGGTGAATTAGTTTCACCCAATTAGCCAACATCAAAGAAAATTAAAATTAACTTCTCTAAAATCAAAAGCTAACAACTAAATATTAAAAAAACTTAATTATTTAACAAACAAAGGCATAATTTCAGCTGCTGTAAATAAGCCATGAAGATGACGTTGATGAAGTTTAATTCCAGCGTTAAGATAACCAAAAGCAGTGCCACAAACATTAGCCGCCATACTCGTTTCATCCCCT encodes the following:
- a CDS encoding glycosyltransferase family 1 protein, with the protein product MVKILVDCSSIRDRPSGVAFYTYNLIKALKANDSSTSNSIGVYRQPSFKHWLTNNRDIPDILKDISPLEFLSLPVTVSNWLGKSASFFVKNNKIFFDNAEIIHGTDHYVYPFPYGKKVMTIHDLTFLKFPFYSTKIVKNYSERIKKCLQWTDLIITFSENTKQDIINYFKVENDKIAITSEASRYDINYLKDKNCEKIKNTIAYDFQEPFILFVSTIEPRKNIINLVKAFNILKQTYPINHHLILIGQKGWEYEKIFKEIDNSNYRQQIHYLGYLSDEAVAVCYNSADVFVYPSVYEGFGLPLLEAMTLGAPVITSNTSSLPEVASSAAMYINPHDYESMAKTIYEVISQPDLREDLIIRGKNRAKLYSWKTVAEETLKAYKLVL
- a CDS encoding dicarboxylate/amino acid:cation symporter, with translation MNENILSEKSQKSLLIPIITGILCGILIGGFIPIWGKQIYFLGELFINGLLMLVTPLVMTSMISSITSLGNLRLLKGMGFKTISLYMITTGIAVIIGLILVIIIQPGVADNDNERVLLRGGQLLENVNYSINNNQLTLLDDNFRKQFDDRYLISLSDQNTTGVILKEDTFNEKNITVKEWLNPEDEITIPQPQGKGLKIDLTIAQKLSGKEKSSISETLKQVILSLLPRNLFQAMANNDVLPLIIFSLIFGAILTTFDQGTILIKFFDALNITILKIVDLILLFAPVGIGALIAGRLGEAGGFSGFATEFLSLWKYTGTVMLGLFLHGFGILFILLYITTKRSPFVFFRRMLPALTTAFSTASSSATIPVTLECAIKNNKIEPKIADFVIPLGATVNMDGTALYEAVAAVFIAQIYGIELSTGQLIIIFLTATLAAVGAAGIPEAGLVTMVIVLKAVNIPVEGISLILVIDWFLDRCRTTINVWGDAVVAAMVQSLSNHKSI
- the mutT gene encoding 8-oxo-dGTP diphosphatase MutT, whose amino-acid sequence is MSNLPHKKIGIAVIINDKQEILIDKRLPTGLMANLWEFPGGKIEKGETPQDCIKREIKEELGVDIIINHHLLDITHRYSEFIVTLSVYICEIITGKPKTLECAEIRWVTVSQLDDFEFPSANQEIILALRNHHIFS
- a CDS encoding TM0106 family RecB-like putative nuclease → MILTDELLLQYKRCHRRAFLNVYTEESQQPSEKNQFLLKLTEEREFHSQQVVENYGLPYHQPKTLTKDKENNLTLALITENLMRQGVECIYQGVIIYKVKNFIDTNQEVTFIVSPTLLIKQDIPSRWGDWSYFSVNTHLGKNIKPEYKLISGFQGDILSLFQGINLSHCQIFLRNNLKPYYLNLSIWIPASRELVKEFTLMIVQKKEPDVFISRQRCSFCQWYDDCYSLAKSQQHLSLIPGITPKRYNLLTSEGINNLENLSQAKIWDLNRILDKDMANKIYLQSQSLVSHQAILKNPTLPIIPYHPIELYFDIEAEPDRNIDYLLGVLLVNNETQEKKYYTFLAETLIEEETIWRGFLKFISQYDDAPIFHYSQYEVETIKRLAYLYKTPSLPLQSLLNRCWDLHKIIINSFYLPVENYSLKSIGNWLGFHWRDPKTGKISSHNVRISGDQCVFWYDQWLKTNDRTWLNYILVYNEDDCLGTYELKKWMDKELRVKN